In Neisseriaceae bacterium CLB008, one genomic interval encodes:
- a CDS encoding NAD(P)/FAD-dependent oxidoreductase, whose protein sequence is MKKMTQQPQIDGSIGWFETAANKNETLGTPLAGEVSFDVVVIGGGYTGLSVAARLSERDPECRIAVVDALKIGQGTSGRNAGFIIDLPHNIDSSAQNLEHDLWVHRLNTFAIERLRGFKTEFTIDCQWDEAGKYMAAHEPEHLQGLEGFMSTLNKGQFAYEYLEGEALAQRLGTSYYRAAVYTAGNILMNPAALIRGIAKGLSTRISIYERTPVHAIDYGQTGQATRLYTANGIINATKVVVTVSAFAEAFGLAKHRLAPVFTYASLTDPLPASQVDALFSGVRAWGLTSAHPAGSTVRLTPDNRIMVRNSFDFAPKLSHTEAQRQRAREQHKRSFQARFPELSQVPFAHTWGGLLCMTLNHHSVFQQVADNVFVVCGCNGVGVASGTYLGYYMAEYMHGTDSEALRFIQANSQPRWVPPDPIRSLGATLTLKNEMRKAKGEV, encoded by the coding sequence ATGAAAAAAATGACGCAACAGCCCCAGATAGATGGGTCGATCGGGTGGTTTGAAACCGCCGCTAACAAAAACGAAACCTTGGGTACGCCGTTAGCGGGCGAGGTAAGCTTTGACGTGGTGGTTATTGGCGGCGGATACACCGGCCTGTCGGTAGCGGCGCGGTTAAGCGAGCGAGACCCAGAATGCCGTATTGCGGTGGTTGATGCCCTTAAGATTGGCCAAGGCACGTCTGGGCGCAACGCCGGTTTCATCATTGACTTGCCTCACAACATCGACAGCAGTGCCCAAAACCTTGAACATGATTTATGGGTGCATCGCCTGAATACCTTTGCCATTGAGCGCTTACGCGGATTTAAAACCGAGTTTACGATTGATTGCCAGTGGGATGAGGCGGGGAAGTATATGGCGGCGCATGAGCCTGAGCACCTGCAAGGCCTAGAAGGGTTTATGAGCACCCTTAACAAGGGGCAGTTTGCCTACGAGTATCTTGAGGGTGAGGCGCTGGCCCAGCGCTTAGGCACGTCTTATTATCGAGCCGCCGTATACACGGCAGGCAATATTTTGATGAATCCAGCCGCGTTGATTCGCGGCATCGCCAAAGGCTTAAGCACTCGTATCAGCATTTATGAACGCACGCCGGTACACGCCATAGACTATGGGCAAACAGGCCAAGCGACGCGGCTCTATACGGCCAACGGCATCATCAATGCGACCAAGGTGGTGGTCACCGTCAGCGCATTTGCTGAGGCCTTTGGCCTTGCCAAGCATAGGCTGGCACCGGTGTTTACCTATGCCAGCCTAACCGATCCCTTACCTGCCTCTCAGGTGGATGCGCTGTTTTCAGGCGTGCGCGCTTGGGGCTTAACCTCGGCACATCCCGCTGGCAGCACCGTACGGCTAACTCCAGATAACCGCATCATGGTGCGCAACAGCTTCGATTTTGCCCCCAAGCTGAGCCACACCGAAGCCCAGCGCCAGCGTGCCCGAGAACAGCATAAACGTTCGTTTCAGGCGCGGTTTCCCGAGCTGAGTCAGGTGCCTTTTGCCCATACTTGGGGCGGCTTGCTGTGCATGACGCTGAATCATCATTCCGTGTTTCAACAAGTGGCCGACAATGTGTTTGTGGTGTGTGGCTGTAATGGAGTGGGGGTGGCCAGTGGTACCTATTTAGGCTATTACATGGCCGAGTACATGCATGGCACGGACAGCGAGGCGCTGCGTTTTATTCAGGCCAATAGCCAACCGCGATGGGTGCCACCGGATCCGATCCGCAGCCTGGGGGCGACCTTAACGCTAAAGAATGAGATGAGGAAGGCTAAGGGCGAAGTGTAA
- a CDS encoding LysR family transcriptional regulator: MAIHFPFGTAPQGLSERRLRYFYATVQTGSMRQAADQLDVEQSVISRQIQQLETDLNTTLFERRGNRLKPTEAAWVVMAYVKERLEKEEALMSALYELSQSRRGRVKLVSGEGFVPELINRTLCDFGHDNPNIEIALDLMNMNELVRHVAEDRAHIGLAYAATLPPNIEVMADHLEPICVSVRADHPLAAHSGPIELKALLPYRVGIMPPGFGFRQMVDAAELHDQVKLTPGLVTSSVMALRQFARAGLGASLLRERDVVEEVASGECVVLRTTNPVFESARAQLIVRRNRLLPTSVQDLLKALMASELFR, encoded by the coding sequence ATGGCCATTCATTTTCCGTTCGGTACGGCACCGCAAGGGCTGAGCGAGCGGCGCTTACGTTATTTTTACGCCACGGTTCAGACCGGCTCCATGCGCCAAGCCGCCGACCAGTTAGACGTGGAACAATCGGTCATCAGCCGCCAGATCCAACAGTTGGAAACCGATTTAAACACTACTTTATTTGAGCGCCGCGGCAATCGCCTCAAGCCAACTGAGGCGGCTTGGGTGGTGATGGCCTATGTGAAAGAGCGGCTGGAAAAAGAAGAGGCGCTGATGAGTGCTTTGTATGAGCTCAGCCAATCGCGCCGTGGTCGGGTCAAGCTGGTGTCGGGCGAGGGCTTTGTGCCCGAGCTGATCAACCGCACCCTGTGTGATTTTGGCCACGACAACCCCAATATTGAGATTGCCTTGGATTTAATGAATATGAATGAGCTGGTGCGCCACGTGGCCGAGGATCGTGCCCACATCGGCCTCGCCTATGCGGCCACCTTGCCGCCCAATATTGAGGTGATGGCCGATCATTTGGAACCCATTTGCGTGTCGGTGCGCGCTGACCATCCTCTGGCTGCACATTCAGGGCCGATTGAGCTGAAGGCCTTGTTGCCCTACCGCGTCGGCATCATGCCGCCTGGATTTGGGTTTCGGCAAATGGTGGATGCGGCCGAGCTGCACGATCAGGTAAAGTTAACCCCTGGCTTGGTGACCAGTTCGGTGATGGCGCTGCGGCAGTTTGCCCGCGCTGGTCTGGGGGCAAGCCTGTTACGCGAACGCGACGTGGTTGAAGAAGTGGCCAGCGGGGAGTGTGTGGTGTTGCGCACCACCAATCCAGTTTTTGAAAGCGCGCGGGCGCAGCTCATTGTGCGGCGTAATCGATTGTTGCCGACCTCGGTGCAAGATTTACTCAAGGCGCTGATGGCATCGGAGCTGTTTCGCTGA
- a CDS encoding MFS transporter — MNPNPSAAGSVPNSNPALTKIYAKINLRLLPFLLLCYFFAYLDRVNIGFAKLQMQSDLGMSDAVYGFAAGIFFLGYVMFEVPSNLLLEKIGARKSIARIMVLWGLTSASMLFVTNETSFYILRFLLGVFEAGFAPGMIFYLTYWYSGARMARVMSIVMLAGPLGGMLGGPVSAWIMATMSDSTVMAGWQWLFLIEGLPCVFLGVMAFFYLDDKPGQAKWLSPTERTLLAQDIGQTKETSHHGFKTVLRDPWVYLLAFAYFCIISGIYAVAFWLPTLISNSGVTDLKQVGLYSAIPYLCAALFMWWFAKSSDKHQERRWHSTLPALFAAIGLSLAIVFGDHFAVSLAAISLATGLMWAAYTVFWAIPSQYLEGSAAAGGIALINSIGLLGGLVSPMLMGFVKEATGSLMAGWFSIAGVLALGALTLLFVAQKKKKA, encoded by the coding sequence ATGAACCCTAACCCAAGCGCCGCGGGCTCTGTGCCCAACAGCAACCCCGCCCTTACCAAAATCTACGCCAAGATTAATCTGCGCCTGCTGCCCTTTTTGCTGCTGTGCTACTTTTTTGCCTATTTAGACCGCGTCAATATTGGCTTTGCCAAACTGCAAATGCAAAGCGACCTTGGCATGTCTGATGCCGTCTACGGCTTTGCCGCCGGTATTTTCTTCTTGGGCTACGTGATGTTTGAAGTGCCCAGCAATTTGCTGCTGGAAAAAATTGGTGCGCGTAAATCCATCGCCCGCATCATGGTGTTGTGGGGGCTGACATCAGCCTCAATGCTGTTTGTCACCAACGAAACCAGCTTTTACATCCTGCGCTTCTTGTTGGGCGTGTTTGAAGCCGGCTTTGCCCCCGGCATGATTTTCTATTTGACCTATTGGTATTCAGGCGCCCGCATGGCCCGCGTGATGTCGATTGTGATGCTGGCTGGCCCTTTAGGCGGCATGCTCGGCGGCCCGGTTTCGGCCTGGATCATGGCCACCATGAGCGACAGCACTGTCATGGCTGGCTGGCAATGGTTGTTCTTGATTGAAGGGCTGCCTTGCGTGTTCTTAGGCGTAATGGCGTTCTTTTACCTAGACGACAAACCTGGCCAAGCCAAATGGCTGTCGCCAACGGAACGCACCCTATTGGCCCAAGACATTGGCCAAACCAAAGAAACCAGCCACCACGGCTTTAAAACCGTCTTACGTGATCCTTGGGTCTACCTATTGGCTTTTGCCTATTTTTGTATCATCAGCGGCATTTATGCGGTGGCCTTCTGGCTGCCCACCCTTATCAGCAACAGCGGCGTCACCGACTTAAAGCAGGTGGGCTTGTATTCGGCCATTCCGTATCTTTGCGCCGCCCTATTTATGTGGTGGTTTGCCAAAAGCTCTGACAAACATCAAGAACGTCGCTGGCACAGTACTTTACCCGCTCTATTCGCCGCCATCGGTCTAAGCTTGGCCATTGTGTTTGGTGACCACTTTGCCGTGTCATTGGCCGCCATCTCCTTGGCCACTGGCTTGATGTGGGCAGCCTACACAGTATTTTGGGCCATCCCATCACAATACTTGGAAGGCTCAGCCGCCGCTGGGGGCATTGCCCTCATCAACAGCATCGGCCTTTTGGGCGGCTTGGTCAGCCCGATGCTGATGGGCTTTGTGAAAGAGGCCACTGGTTCACTCATGGCAGGCTGGTTCTCGATTGCTGGGGTTTTGGCCCTAGGCGCGCTGACCTTGCTGTTCGTGGCCCAGAAAAAGAAAAAAGCTTAA
- a CDS encoding M81 family metallopeptidase, producing the protein MRIIIAGFQHETNTFAPTKATYDKFEHGGGYPPLCHGEDLFALTDMNIPVAGFIKQAQQDGHELIPVLWCAAAPSAHVTEAAFERICGDITAAVAQHQPDAVYLDLHGAMVCEHVNDGEGELLARLRALIGPEKPLVASLDLHANVTDLMLQSADRLVAYRTYPHVDMAETGARAAVQLDACLKGEAAVLVSRRLPFLTPINAQCTFVEPARSVYAAVAELEHTSMLSMSFATGFPAADFSECGGVVWGYAPTAELAQAKVNQIYAQIVDNEAAWDISFLSPEAAVAQAMALAADADKPIVIADTQDNPGAGGDANTMGVLKALVAAKAQKAAIGLIVDPAAVEAAYAAGEGAKITLALAGTSGIEGDSPLHATFTVKALSDGRCQYGGPMMHGVLVDVGRSACLMIDDIAVVVSTDKAQMLDRNLFRMAGVHPEDMAIVVVKSSVHFRADFEPIAAAVLIAKAPGPLLADPVDLPWQNLRPGIRLKPLGPVFQPQ; encoded by the coding sequence ATGCGCATCATCATTGCTGGTTTCCAACACGAAACCAATACGTTTGCCCCGACCAAGGCCACCTACGATAAATTCGAACACGGCGGCGGCTACCCGCCCCTATGCCACGGCGAGGACTTGTTTGCCTTAACAGACATGAACATCCCCGTCGCTGGCTTCATCAAACAAGCCCAGCAAGACGGCCACGAGTTAATACCCGTGCTTTGGTGTGCGGCGGCCCCATCAGCCCACGTGACCGAAGCAGCCTTTGAACGGATCTGTGGCGACATTACCGCCGCCGTGGCCCAGCATCAGCCCGATGCCGTGTATTTAGACCTGCATGGCGCCATGGTATGTGAACACGTTAATGATGGCGAAGGCGAACTGCTCGCTCGTCTACGGGCCTTAATCGGCCCAGAAAAACCCTTAGTGGCCAGCCTCGATCTACACGCCAACGTAACCGACTTAATGCTCCAAAGCGCCGATCGTTTGGTGGCCTATCGCACCTATCCCCACGTCGACATGGCCGAAACCGGCGCACGCGCAGCGGTACAGCTAGACGCCTGTCTAAAGGGCGAAGCTGCCGTTTTGGTCAGCCGCCGCCTGCCCTTCCTCACCCCAATCAATGCCCAATGTACCTTTGTCGAACCGGCCCGCAGCGTTTACGCCGCCGTGGCCGAACTAGAACACACCAGTATGTTGTCCATGTCGTTTGCCACTGGCTTCCCAGCAGCCGACTTTAGCGAATGTGGTGGCGTGGTGTGGGGCTATGCGCCTACGGCCGAATTGGCCCAAGCAAAAGTCAATCAAATCTACGCCCAAATCGTCGACAATGAAGCGGCGTGGGACATCTCATTTTTAAGTCCTGAAGCAGCCGTGGCGCAGGCCATGGCGCTGGCGGCAGACGCAGACAAACCCATCGTGATCGCCGACACCCAAGACAATCCTGGCGCTGGCGGCGATGCCAACACCATGGGCGTGCTCAAAGCCTTAGTGGCGGCTAAAGCGCAAAAGGCCGCCATCGGCCTCATCGTCGACCCCGCGGCCGTTGAGGCGGCTTATGCGGCGGGAGAAGGCGCCAAGATCACGCTCGCACTGGCCGGCACCTCGGGCATCGAGGGGGATAGCCCGCTGCACGCAACGTTTACGGTAAAAGCGTTATCTGACGGCCGCTGCCAATACGGCGGCCCCATGATGCATGGCGTTTTAGTCGACGTTGGGCGCAGCGCCTGCTTGATGATTGACGACATTGCCGTGGTCGTCAGCACCGACAAGGCGCAAATGCTCGACCGCAACCTATTTCGCATGGCCGGCGTTCATCCCGAAGACATGGCCATCGTGGTGGTCAAAAGCTCGGTGCATTTTAGGGCCGACTTTGAACCCATTGCCGCCGCCGTGCTGATCGCCAAAGCGCCCGGCCCCCTCTTAGCCGATCCAGTCGACCTGCCTTGGCAAAACCTGCGTCCAGGTATTCGCCTCAAGCCGCTAGGCCCCGTATTCCAAC